One window of the Lysobacter sp. S4-A87 genome contains the following:
- the ftsL gene encoding cell division protein FtsL has protein sequence MARLLLSVLVVANVVSALAVVQARHQHRQLFVQLSRLERARDELNIEFGRLQLEQATWAESNRIDQVARDRLGMKFPEGAETVVIRP, from the coding sequence ATCGCCCGCCTGCTGCTGAGCGTGCTGGTAGTGGCCAACGTCGTGTCGGCACTGGCGGTCGTGCAGGCCCGTCACCAGCATCGCCAGCTGTTCGTCCAGCTCAGCCGCCTGGAGCGCGCCCGCGACGAGCTCAACATCGAGTTCGGCCGGCTGCAGCTGGAGCAGGCGACCTGGGCCGAAAGCAACCGCATCGACCAGGTCGCGCGTGACCGCCTCGGCATGAAGTTCCCCGAAGGCGCCGAAACCGTGGTGATCCGCCCATGA
- a CDS encoding response regulator gives MTEYRTILLAEDSHADAEMAIDALRDANLVNPIVHVEDGVEAMDYLHRRGRFADRPEGHPAVLLLDIKMPRMDGLEVLQQIRSDDKLRHTPVVILSSSREESDLAAGWNLGVNAYVVKPVDGDQFFQAVKVLGKFWAVINEPPAMD, from the coding sequence ATGACCGAATACCGCACCATCCTGCTCGCCGAAGACAGTCACGCCGACGCCGAAATGGCGATCGACGCGCTGCGCGACGCCAACCTGGTCAACCCCATCGTCCACGTCGAGGATGGCGTCGAGGCGATGGACTACCTGCACCGGCGCGGTCGCTTCGCCGACCGCCCCGAAGGCCATCCCGCGGTGCTGCTGCTGGACATCAAGATGCCGCGCATGGACGGCCTGGAAGTCCTCCAGCAGATCCGCAGCGACGACAAGCTCAGGCACACGCCGGTCGTGATCCTGTCGTCCTCGCGCGAGGAAAGCGATCTCGCCGCCGGCTGGAACCTGGGCGTCAACGCCTACGTGGTCAAGCCGGTGGATGGCGACCAGTTCTTCCAGGCGGTGAAGGTCCTGGGCAAGTTCTGGGCGGTGATCAACGAACCGCCGGCGATGGACTGA
- a CDS encoding response regulator, giving the protein MGSAADPNADALCIILVEDDADDAELVSLQLTDAGIRARFVHVQSASELRAAMLAGADLVVSDVSMPAFSGFDALDIVREFEPAIPFVLVSGAFEEDVAARATASRVQAYLLKDDLHGMVRAVQQAQSKSPSRREAAGGCERPALDT; this is encoded by the coding sequence ATGGGATCGGCCGCGGACCCGAATGCCGATGCGCTGTGCATCATCCTGGTCGAGGATGATGCCGACGACGCCGAACTGGTGTCGCTGCAGTTGACCGACGCTGGTATCCGCGCACGCTTCGTGCACGTGCAATCGGCATCGGAGTTGCGCGCGGCGATGTTGGCAGGCGCAGACCTGGTCGTCTCTGACGTGTCGATGCCGGCGTTCAGCGGGTTCGACGCCCTGGACATCGTGCGCGAGTTCGAGCCCGCCATTCCGTTCGTGCTGGTATCGGGTGCGTTCGAAGAAGACGTGGCGGCGCGCGCTACCGCGTCGAGGGTGCAGGCTTACCTGCTGAAGGACGATCTGCACGGCATGGTCCGGGCCGTGCAACAGGCGCAATCGAAATCGCCATCGCGTCGTGAAGCTGCCGGCGGGTGCGAGCGTCCTGCCCTGGATACCTAG
- a CDS encoding YraN family protein produces MPSSADQRSKGAAVEAAARQYLIDAGLRDVAANANYRVGELDLVMLDGITLVFVEVRFRRSSRFGGGADSVDVRKRRKLVRAAMAFLARNRRYADGACRFDVIEAEGDPQAPRFNWLRDAFRADDC; encoded by the coding sequence ATGCCTTCCAGCGCTGACCAGCGCAGCAAAGGCGCGGCGGTGGAAGCCGCCGCGCGCCAATACCTCATCGACGCAGGGCTGCGCGACGTAGCCGCGAACGCCAACTACCGCGTCGGCGAACTAGATTTGGTGATGCTCGACGGCATCACGCTGGTGTTCGTCGAAGTCCGGTTCCGGCGCAGCTCCCGCTTCGGCGGCGGCGCCGACTCGGTCGACGTGCGCAAACGCCGCAAGCTGGTTCGCGCGGCGATGGCCTTCCTCGCAAGGAATCGCCGCTACGCCGATGGCGCCTGCCGTTTCGACGTGATCGAAGCCGAGGGCGATCCGCAGGCACCGCGCTTCAACTGGCTGCGCGACGCGTTCCGCGCCGACGACTGCTGA
- the rsmI gene encoding 16S rRNA (cytidine(1402)-2'-O)-methyltransferase, with product MPTSQAANLPPPGILHVVATPIGNLGDLSARALETLKTVSAICAEDTRHTRQLLSHFGLERPLLALHQHNEDAQAAQLVARLLGGESLALVSDAGTPLVSDPGFRLVRAARAAGVRVSPVPGACAAIAALSVAGVPSDRFVFEGFLPAKGSARRERLSRLAGEPRTLIFYESAHRIEESLEDLAAAFGGDRVAVVGRELTKLFETVLDGSLDELKARVAADPNQRKGEFVVIVEGAGDDADASIAEGRRLYAKLSEHLKPSQAARLAAELSGAPRKALYNSDES from the coding sequence ATGCCTACGTCCCAAGCAGCAAATCTCCCACCTCCGGGAATCCTCCATGTCGTGGCTACGCCGATCGGCAACCTTGGCGATCTTTCCGCGCGCGCGCTGGAGACCCTGAAGACGGTGAGCGCGATCTGCGCCGAGGACACCCGCCACACCCGCCAGTTGCTCTCGCATTTCGGCCTGGAGCGGCCGTTGCTGGCCTTGCACCAGCACAACGAGGACGCGCAGGCGGCGCAGCTGGTGGCGCGCCTGCTTGGCGGAGAGTCGCTGGCACTGGTTTCCGATGCGGGCACGCCGCTGGTGAGCGATCCGGGTTTTCGCCTGGTCCGCGCCGCGCGTGCGGCGGGAGTACGCGTCTCGCCCGTACCGGGTGCCTGCGCGGCGATTGCGGCGCTCAGTGTTGCCGGCGTGCCCAGCGACCGTTTCGTCTTCGAAGGATTCCTGCCGGCCAAGGGTTCGGCGAGGCGCGAGCGCCTGTCGCGCTTGGCTGGCGAGCCGCGCACGCTGATCTTCTATGAGTCGGCGCACCGCATCGAGGAGTCGCTGGAAGACCTGGCGGCGGCGTTTGGCGGCGACCGCGTGGCAGTGGTCGGTCGCGAGCTGACCAAGCTGTTCGAGACGGTCCTGGATGGCAGCCTGGACGAGTTGAAGGCACGCGTGGCGGCCGACCCCAACCAGCGCAAGGGCGAATTCGTGGTGATCGTCGAAGGCGCGGGCGACGACGCCGATGCCAGCATCGCCGAGGGCAGGCGCCTGTACGCCAAGCTCAGCGAGCACCTCAAGCCCTCACAGGCAGCCAGACTGGCGGCCGAGCTGAGCGGCGCACCGCGCAAGGCCCTGTACAACTCCGACGAAAGCTGA
- a CDS encoding MBL fold metallo-hydrolase — MNRIQLAALTAALTSACLLAGCSRPQPAANDAATAPAGATPEAPTATAATAVPATQDVFRFKVGTLDAVALEDGDIDAANDGKTFAVGQAPADVAALLTAAGQPTDMLHLSIQPLLVRSGAQVLLFDTGAGDVSWARAGRLQASLRAAGVEPAQVTDIFLSHQHQDHTGGLLARDGTLAFANAAIHVSAAEWASLKGDGDAAALVAAMTPKVVTFQPGATVIPGVVTAVDVAGHTPGHSAYEIQSGSERLLYIGDAAHHFVISVQRPDWTVQYDQDAPRAQASRRALLQRAADGNLRVYSVHFPFPGLGHFKAQGDSFVWVPEH; from the coding sequence ATGAACCGCATCCAGCTTGCTGCGCTCACCGCTGCACTCACGTCCGCCTGCCTGCTCGCCGGATGCTCCCGGCCGCAGCCGGCCGCGAACGATGCTGCGACTGCCCCTGCGGGCGCGACACCCGAAGCTCCCACCGCGACCGCGGCCACCGCGGTCCCGGCAACTCAGGACGTCTTCCGCTTCAAGGTCGGAACGCTCGACGCAGTTGCATTGGAGGATGGCGACATCGACGCGGCCAACGACGGCAAGACGTTCGCTGTCGGCCAGGCACCGGCCGACGTCGCCGCGCTGCTGACCGCGGCAGGCCAGCCGACCGACATGCTGCACCTGAGCATCCAGCCGTTGCTGGTTCGCAGCGGTGCACAGGTCCTGCTGTTCGACACCGGCGCCGGCGATGTGTCCTGGGCACGCGCCGGCCGTCTGCAGGCATCGCTGCGCGCCGCAGGCGTGGAGCCGGCGCAGGTCACCGACATCTTCCTTTCGCACCAGCACCAGGACCACACCGGTGGCCTGCTGGCGCGCGATGGCACGCTCGCCTTCGCCAATGCCGCCATCCATGTTTCTGCCGCCGAATGGGCATCGCTCAAGGGCGACGGCGATGCGGCCGCCCTCGTGGCCGCGATGACGCCGAAGGTCGTCACGTTCCAGCCCGGCGCGACGGTCATCCCGGGCGTGGTCACCGCCGTGGACGTCGCCGGGCACACGCCCGGCCACAGCGCCTACGAGATCCAGTCCGGCAGCGAACGCCTGCTCTACATCGGCGATGCGGCGCATCACTTCGTGATCTCCGTGCAGCGACCGGACTGGACCGTGCAGTACGACCAGGACGCGCCACGGGCGCAGGCCAGCCGACGCGCACTTCTGCAGCGCGCCGCTGACGGCAACCTGCGCGTCTATTCGGTGCATTTCCCGTTCCCCGGCCTGGGCCACTTCAAGGCGCAGGGCGACAGCTTCGTATGGGTTCCCGAGCACTGA
- a CDS encoding ATP-binding protein translates to MNVSDTRESLGRWRVPAIAAGILLIVVVPFLFLQNLSRDNLEAADAVAHTHEVESAVAGLALNVREVESASMVVVLGGDLPLARQRISQGREEIPGQLRALAALTADNPRQQLLLGRLGERIARRLEVVDELVRTNPASAGPVVTPLVTRFPIRNVIREMLANEQALLDRRVRDAERQRAWARWLGWGSMLVQVLLLVLVTWLLARQVSKRLSAERQSRQASARALAVLQTVREPIALIDADQRVVMHNAAFEQLYGRTGDGQKLAANSAWTDAILQQRLGDVLSRGRELWDFEQVQTTTNGVERIVLINASRMSLPDREDDVALLTVSDVSAQKATQRRINELNRQLEGKVDQVSEVNRELEAFSYSVSHDLRAPLRHVAGFSDKLARHLGEDADEKSLHYLDIISNSAKRMSQLIDDLLVYSRLGRSALRLQPVDMQSTVDETRAMLDANLAADGSSQQVSWKIQPLPIVVADENMMRQVWLNLLGNAVKYSSNRERSQVEVTHQRLDDGRHEFSVRDNGAGFDMAYAGKLFGVFQRLHKASDFPGTGIGLASVKRVLARHGGSVSAESEPDRGAIFRFTLPAVLDAPPSITGPMQ, encoded by the coding sequence ATGAATGTTTCCGATACCCGGGAGAGCTTGGGACGATGGCGGGTGCCTGCCATCGCCGCGGGCATTCTTCTGATCGTCGTCGTCCCGTTCCTGTTCCTGCAGAACCTGTCCCGGGACAACCTCGAGGCGGCCGATGCCGTGGCGCACACCCATGAGGTGGAATCGGCCGTCGCCGGCCTGGCGCTCAACGTTCGTGAAGTGGAATCGGCGTCGATGGTGGTGGTGCTCGGTGGCGACCTGCCGCTGGCCCGGCAACGCATTTCCCAGGGGCGCGAGGAGATTCCTGGACAGTTGCGTGCACTGGCTGCCCTGACCGCCGACAACCCGCGCCAGCAACTGCTGCTGGGCCGACTGGGCGAACGGATCGCACGCCGCCTGGAAGTCGTCGACGAGTTGGTCAGGACCAATCCCGCCAGCGCCGGGCCGGTGGTCACGCCGCTGGTCACGCGCTTTCCCATCCGCAACGTCATTCGCGAGATGCTCGCCAACGAGCAGGCGCTGCTCGACAGGCGCGTCAGGGATGCCGAGCGCCAGCGTGCCTGGGCACGCTGGCTGGGTTGGGGGTCGATGCTGGTGCAGGTGCTGCTGCTGGTCCTGGTGACGTGGTTGCTGGCACGGCAGGTCTCGAAGCGATTGTCCGCCGAGCGGCAGTCGCGCCAGGCCAGCGCACGCGCCCTGGCGGTGTTGCAGACGGTCCGCGAACCCATCGCACTGATCGATGCAGACCAGCGTGTGGTCATGCACAACGCTGCATTCGAGCAGCTGTATGGCAGGACAGGCGACGGCCAGAAGCTCGCGGCCAATTCCGCGTGGACCGATGCGATCCTGCAACAACGCCTGGGCGATGTGCTTTCCCGCGGGCGCGAACTGTGGGATTTCGAGCAGGTGCAGACCACGACCAACGGCGTCGAGCGCATCGTGCTGATCAATGCCAGCCGCATGTCGCTGCCCGATCGCGAAGACGATGTCGCACTGCTGACCGTCAGCGACGTGTCTGCACAGAAGGCGACCCAGCGCAGGATCAACGAGCTCAATCGCCAGCTCGAAGGCAAGGTCGACCAGGTCTCGGAGGTCAATCGCGAACTGGAGGCCTTCAGCTACTCGGTGTCGCACGACCTGCGTGCGCCGCTGCGCCACGTGGCCGGGTTCTCGGACAAGCTGGCCCGCCACCTGGGCGAGGATGCCGACGAAAAGAGCCTGCATTACCTGGACATCATCAGCAATTCGGCCAAGCGCATGTCGCAGCTGATCGATGACCTGCTCGTGTATTCGCGCCTGGGCCGCAGCGCGCTGCGCCTGCAGCCGGTCGACATGCAGTCCACGGTCGACGAGACCCGCGCGATGCTTGATGCGAACCTGGCCGCGGACGGCAGTTCGCAGCAGGTCTCGTGGAAGATCCAGCCGCTGCCGATCGTGGTCGCCGACGAGAACATGATGCGCCAGGTCTGGCTCAACCTGCTTGGCAACGCCGTCAAGTACAGCAGCAACCGCGAACGCAGCCAGGTCGAAGTGACGCACCAGCGCCTGGACGACGGCCGCCACGAGTTCAGCGTGCGCGACAACGGTGCCGGCTTCGACATGGCCTATGCCGGCAAGCTGTTCGGTGTGTTCCAGCGCCTTCACAAGGCCAGCGACTTTCCCGGCACCGGCATTGGCCTGGCCAGCGTCAAGCGCGTGCTGGCACGGCACGGCGGCAGCGTCAGCGCCGAATCCGAGCCCGACCGGGGCGCCATCTTCCGATTCACCCTGCCGGCCGTGCTCGATGCGCCGCCGTCCATAACCGGGCCCATGCAATGA
- the mraZ gene encoding division/cell wall cluster transcriptional repressor MraZ, whose amino-acid sequence MFQGETAITIDDKGRLAVPTVYRDAVARECGNRLVITYNPFESGSLYVYPLAIWERVRDQVNALPKAKKVNRSMQLKLVGAATFVELDGNGRISIPASHRAAVGIEKKAVLLGMGDKFELWSEQAHHAQIRQTISDDDLSEELLDLQL is encoded by the coding sequence ATGTTCCAGGGTGAGACCGCCATCACGATTGACGACAAGGGCCGGCTGGCGGTGCCCACCGTCTACCGTGACGCCGTCGCGCGTGAATGCGGCAACCGCCTGGTCATCACCTACAACCCGTTCGAGTCCGGCTCCCTCTACGTCTATCCGCTGGCGATCTGGGAACGCGTCCGCGACCAGGTCAATGCCCTGCCCAAGGCCAAGAAGGTCAACCGCAGCATGCAGTTGAAGCTGGTCGGCGCGGCGACATTCGTCGAGCTCGACGGCAATGGCCGCATCAGCATCCCGGCCAGCCACCGCGCCGCCGTCGGCATCGAGAAGAAGGCCGTGCTGCTGGGCATGGGCGACAAGTTCGAACTGTGGAGCGAGCAAGCGCACCACGCACAGATCCGTCAGACCATTTCTGACGACGATCTGAGCGAGGAGCTTCTCGACCTGCAGCTGTGA
- a CDS encoding penicillin-binding protein activator — translation MKWIFAAAMSTALLGGCATVSQTGTTSQASHNATIAQAGELARSGAALAGPARTANDRQIERLLAQLDNPTLTREAAALAAGDPLYNYVGQALLRRGLPLPRPFDRSAWHFDAANRPPADSDGYRPPVKLAVLLPMSGSLAVPATPVRDGLLAGYYGEARRRPDISFYDTAGTTGGALAAYDLAAAEGNDFVIGPLGRDEVNALFGKAALPVPVLALNRGDVSPPNGNASFSLSPEDEGIAAAEYLLGRGARRVLVIGGSDDSQQRAVTSLRDRLVERGGEVTDVVSEGIADLAPYAQKAGGVDAVFLAIKGSNARTLMPKLALAGLAGKPRVATSQVLSGTGKPEEDRILDGIIFPSDVWTTRGVAGLPPAGNVGAQLSSAKGGGARLFAFGFDAWQITAYLQRLATSADGKIDGATGTLRLDGFGNVLRTPAWSTFSAGVAVPLLNAFQR, via the coding sequence ATGAAATGGATCTTCGCCGCGGCAATGAGCACCGCCCTGCTCGGCGGTTGCGCCACGGTCAGCCAGACCGGCACGACGTCGCAGGCCAGCCACAACGCCACCATTGCGCAGGCCGGCGAACTGGCCCGCAGCGGCGCCGCCCTGGCCGGACCGGCGCGCACCGCCAACGATCGCCAGATCGAGCGCCTGCTGGCACAGCTCGACAACCCCACCCTCACCCGCGAAGCCGCGGCCCTGGCCGCAGGCGACCCGCTCTACAACTATGTCGGCCAGGCGCTGCTGCGCCGTGGCTTGCCGCTGCCGCGCCCGTTCGACCGCAGCGCCTGGCACTTCGATGCCGCCAATCGTCCGCCGGCCGACAGCGACGGCTACCGCCCGCCGGTGAAGCTGGCCGTGCTGCTGCCGATGTCGGGCAGTCTCGCGGTGCCGGCGACGCCGGTGCGCGACGGCCTCCTCGCCGGCTACTACGGCGAAGCCCGCCGCCGCCCCGACATCAGCTTCTACGACACCGCCGGCACCACCGGCGGCGCGCTGGCGGCCTACGACCTGGCCGCTGCGGAAGGCAATGATTTCGTCATCGGCCCGCTCGGCCGCGATGAAGTCAACGCGCTGTTCGGCAAGGCCGCGCTGCCGGTGCCGGTGCTCGCGCTCAACCGTGGCGACGTCTCGCCGCCGAACGGCAATGCCAGCTTCTCGCTGTCGCCGGAAGACGAAGGCATTGCCGCAGCCGAATACCTGCTCGGCCGCGGTGCGCGCCGCGTGCTGGTGATCGGCGGCAGCGACGACTCCCAGCAACGTGCCGTCACCAGCCTGCGTGATCGCCTTGTCGAACGCGGCGGCGAAGTCACTGACGTCGTCAGCGAAGGCATCGCCGACCTCGCGCCGTATGCGCAGAAGGCCGGCGGCGTCGACGCGGTGTTCCTGGCCATCAAGGGCAGCAATGCACGCACGCTGATGCCGAAGCTCGCGCTGGCCGGCCTGGCCGGCAAGCCGCGCGTTGCCACCTCTCAGGTGCTGTCGGGCACGGGCAAGCCTGAAGAGGATCGCATCCTCGACGGCATCATCTTCCCGAGCGACGTGTGGACCACGCGCGGCGTCGCCGGCCTGCCGCCGGCAGGCAACGTCGGCGCGCAACTGTCGAGCGCGAAGGGTGGCGGTGCGCGCCTGTTCGCATTCGGCTTCGATGCCTGGCAGATCACCGCCTACCTGCAGCGGCTGGCCACCAGTGCCGACGGCAAGATCGACGGCGCGACCGGCACGCTGCGCCTGGATGGCTTCGGCAACGTGCTGCGCACGCCGGCATGGTCGACGTTCAGCGCCGGCGTCGCCGTGCCGCTGCTCAATGCCTTCCAGCGCTGA
- a CDS encoding antibiotic biosynthesis monooxygenase family protein: MSIPVFCAIYRWRLHPGSEEAFVAAWSTITRLLLTERGSMGSRLHRGPDDIWYSYTQWPSAAAKAEGLSRPSVDPESWQLLRDCIAESLPELILEPVSDFLQPLCSSP; encoded by the coding sequence ATGTCCATCCCCGTCTTCTGCGCCATCTACCGCTGGCGCCTGCACCCCGGATCCGAAGAGGCGTTTGTCGCGGCGTGGTCGACGATCACCCGGTTGCTGCTGACCGAGCGCGGCTCAATGGGCTCACGCCTGCATCGTGGTCCGGATGACATCTGGTACAGCTACACGCAATGGCCATCGGCAGCGGCCAAGGCGGAAGGCTTGTCCCGGCCTTCGGTCGATCCCGAATCCTGGCAACTGTTGCGCGATTGCATCGCCGAGAGCCTGCCGGAACTGATCCTCGAACCGGTCTCGGATTTCCTGCAGCCGCTTTGTTCGTCGCCCTAG
- a CDS encoding DUF3300 domain-containing protein — MRISARHLPIAALLFVAAAGAAPQTTAPAAAQAATSAPSDAFSAEQLDQMMAPLALYPDSLLAQVLMASTYPGDVADAVKWSKAHPDAKGDDAVRQVGSQSWDPSVQSLVAFPQVLDLLGKDPAWVQRMGDAFLAQPDAVMDSVQRLRRQAQSAGNLKSTEQLKVSSEPAAGSTTTVAPAASTIIIEPADPQVVYVPAYNSTTVYGTWPYPSYPPYYYPPSPYYYPGGALWAGLAFGTGVAITAALWGDFNWGHGDIDINVDRYNNINSNRQINRGDNTWRHNAANRDGVPYRDRASREQFGRQKDGAGQRDNFRGHDPARAADRERARQSMSQRGFDTPAASNREARDRAGQASQQMNRQQAGTRDAGARQGAQNRADSQRNAQARQGTRQQYQGNRGGQNNAFSGAGNPGQTRASANRGHGSYSASQRPSSARGGGRQMQRPSRPPRSGGGARRR, encoded by the coding sequence ATGCGCATTTCCGCACGCCACCTTCCGATCGCCGCCTTGCTGTTCGTTGCGGCTGCAGGAGCAGCGCCGCAGACGACCGCACCCGCTGCGGCGCAGGCCGCGACCTCGGCGCCTTCCGACGCCTTCAGCGCCGAACAGCTCGACCAGATGATGGCGCCGCTGGCGCTCTATCCGGATTCGCTGCTCGCACAGGTGCTGATGGCATCCACCTATCCCGGCGACGTTGCCGATGCGGTCAAGTGGTCCAAGGCACATCCCGATGCCAAGGGCGATGACGCCGTGCGCCAGGTCGGCAGCCAGTCCTGGGATCCAAGCGTGCAGTCGCTGGTCGCGTTCCCGCAGGTGCTGGACCTGCTGGGCAAGGATCCGGCCTGGGTGCAGCGCATGGGCGACGCGTTCCTGGCCCAGCCCGATGCGGTGATGGATTCGGTGCAGCGGCTTCGCCGACAGGCGCAGTCGGCCGGCAACCTCAAGTCCACCGAGCAACTGAAGGTCAGCAGCGAGCCGGCCGCCGGCTCGACGACCACGGTGGCACCGGCAGCATCGACGATCATCATCGAGCCGGCCGACCCGCAGGTGGTGTACGTGCCGGCCTACAACTCGACCACGGTCTACGGTACCTGGCCCTACCCTTCGTACCCGCCGTACTACTACCCGCCGTCGCCGTACTACTACCCGGGCGGCGCGCTCTGGGCAGGCCTGGCCTTCGGCACCGGCGTGGCGATCACCGCCGCGCTGTGGGGTGACTTCAACTGGGGCCACGGCGACATCGACATCAACGTCGACCGCTACAACAACATCAACAGCAACCGCCAGATCAACCGCGGCGACAACACCTGGCGCCACAACGCGGCCAACCGCGACGGCGTGCCCTATCGCGACCGCGCCAGCCGCGAGCAGTTCGGCCGGCAGAAGGACGGCGCCGGACAGCGCGACAACTTCCGCGGCCACGATCCGGCCCGCGCCGCCGATCGCGAACGCGCGCGCCAGTCGATGTCGCAGCGCGGCTTCGACACGCCGGCGGCGAGCAACCGCGAGGCGCGCGATCGCGCGGGACAGGCGTCGCAGCAGATGAACCGCCAGCAGGCCGGCACGCGCGACGCCGGCGCACGCCAGGGCGCGCAGAACCGCGCCGACTCGCAGCGCAACGCGCAGGCGCGCCAGGGCACGCGCCAGCAGTACCAGGGCAACCGGGGCGGGCAGAACAACGCATTCTCCGGCGCGGGCAATCCGGGCCAGACCCGTGCATCGGCCAATCGCGGCCACGGCAGCTATTCGGCATCGCAGCGACCGTCCAGTGCACGCGGTGGCGGCCGGCAGATGCAGCGCCCGTCGCGCCCGCCGCGCTCGGGTGGCGGCGCACGACGTCGTTGA
- the rsmH gene encoding 16S rRNA (cytosine(1402)-N(4))-methyltransferase RsmH, with protein sequence MERGALSGHLPVMYAQVLDGLNVRGNGTYLDGTFGRGGHARGVLEQLGPGGRLLVMDKDPEAIAVAEREFAADPRVAIYRGSFAELAQWNETAAGLDGILFDLGVSSPQLDVAERGFSFGKDGPLDMRMDPDSGLSAAQWLAQADEREIADVLWTYGEERMSRKIARTIVARRSEQPLLRTAQLADLIASVMPRGDSKIHPATRSFQAIRIFINRELADLEIGLDAALARLKPGGRLAVISFHSLEDRIVKQFILRHSKAPPANRRMPVEVAFTPVLLAIGSAQKAFDEETSVNPRARSAVLRVAEKLPVDGPAHGKEAA encoded by the coding sequence ATGGAGCGCGGCGCGCTTTCCGGCCACCTTCCCGTGATGTACGCGCAGGTGCTCGACGGCCTGAACGTGCGCGGGAACGGAACGTACCTGGATGGGACGTTCGGGCGCGGCGGCCATGCGCGTGGCGTGCTGGAACAACTCGGCCCCGGAGGCCGGCTGCTGGTCATGGACAAGGATCCCGAAGCGATTGCCGTTGCCGAACGAGAGTTCGCCGCGGATCCGCGCGTGGCGATCTACCGTGGCAGCTTCGCCGAACTGGCGCAGTGGAACGAGACCGCTGCGGGCCTCGACGGCATCCTGTTCGACCTGGGCGTGTCGTCGCCGCAGCTCGATGTCGCCGAGCGCGGTTTCAGCTTCGGCAAGGACGGCCCGCTCGACATGCGCATGGATCCCGACAGCGGTCTGAGCGCAGCGCAGTGGCTGGCCCAGGCCGATGAGCGCGAGATTGCCGACGTGCTGTGGACCTACGGCGAAGAGCGCATGAGCCGCAAGATCGCCCGCACGATCGTGGCCCGTCGCAGCGAGCAGCCGTTGCTGCGCACCGCGCAGCTGGCCGACCTGATCGCCTCGGTGATGCCGCGCGGCGACAGCAAGATCCACCCGGCCACCCGCAGCTTCCAGGCGATCCGCATCTTCATCAACCGCGAGCTGGCCGATCTGGAGATCGGCCTCGATGCGGCGCTGGCGCGGCTCAAGCCCGGTGGCCGCCTGGCGGTGATCAGCTTCCATTCGCTGGAAGACCGCATCGTCAAGCAGTTCATCCTGCGCCACAGCAAGGCGCCACCGGCCAACCGGCGCATGCCGGTGGAAGTGGCGTTCACGCCGGTGCTGCTGGCGATCGGCTCGGCGCAGAAGGCTTTCGACGAGGAAACCTCGGTCAATCCGCGCGCCCGCAGTGCGGTGCTGCGCGTGGCCGAGAAGCTGCCGGTTGACGGCCCGGCGCACGGCAAGGAGGCGGCATGA